The following proteins are co-located in the Myroides profundi genome:
- the rpoB gene encoding DNA-directed RNA polymerase subunit beta: protein MITNQTERLNFASTKNIPAYPDFLDIQVKSFKDFFQLETKSEERGKEGLYNTFMENFPITDTRNQFVLEFLDYFVDPPRYSIEECIDRGLTYSVPLKARLKLYCTDPEHEDFETIVQDVYLGTIPYMAPSGTFVINGAERVVVSQLHRSPGVFFGQSFHANGTKLYSARVIPFKGSWIEFATDINSVMYAYIDRKKKLPVTTLFRAIGFERDKDILEIFDLAEEVKVSKTGLKKYSGRRLAARVLNTWHEDFVDEDTGEVVSIERNEIILDRDTVLDKDNIEEIIEANVKTILLHKEDNNQADYAIIHNTLQKDPTNSEKEAVEHIYRQLRNAEPPDEETARGIIDKLFFSDQRYNLGEVGRYRMNKKLNLDTPIDKQVLTKEDIITIVKYLIELINSKAEIDDIDHLSNRRVRTVGEQLSAQFGVGLARMARTIRERMNVRDNEVFTPIDLINAKTLSSVINSFFGTNQLSQFMDQTNPLAEITHKRRLSALGPGGLSRERAGFEVRDVHYTHYGRLCPIETPEGPNIGLISSLAVYAKVNNMGFIETPYRPVTEGQVDIVNDPIYLSAEEEEGMLIAQANIAVDEKGFITEQKIVVKEEGDFPVVEPNDVHYTDVAPNQIASISASLIPFLEHDDANRALMGSNMMRQAVPLLRPESPIVGTGLERQVASDSRVLINAEGEGTVEYVDAQKIIIKYDRTDEERLISFDPDEKTYNLIKFRKTNQSTSINLKPIVRRGDRVTKGQVLCEGYATQQGELALGRNMKVAFMPWKGYNFEDAIVISERVVREDIFTSIHIDDYTLEVRDTKLGNEELTNDIPNVSEEATKDLDENGMIRIGAEVKPGDILIGKITPKGESDPTPEEKLLRAIFGDKAGDVKDASLKASPSLRGVVLDKKLFARAVKDKRKRSKDKDELALLETRFEVKFNELKERLVEKLFFIVNGKTSQGVLNDLGEEILPKGKKFTQKMLFAVDDFAHLTKGQWTTDEDTNGMITDLIHNYKIKLNDLQGVLRREKFMITVGDELPSGILKLAKVYIAKKRKLRVGDKMAGRHGNKGIVARIVRDEDMPFLEDGTPVDIVLNPLGVPSRMNIGQIYETVLGWAGQKLGKKYATPIFDGAELDQINALTDEAGIPRFGHTYLYDGGTGERFHQRATVGVIYMLKLGHMVDDKMHARSIGPYSLITQQPLGGKAQFGGQRFGEMEVWALEAYGASSTLREILTVKSDDVIGRAKTYEAIVKGETMPEPGLPESFNVLMHELKGLGLDIRLEE, encoded by the coding sequence ATGATCACAAATCAGACTGAAAGATTAAATTTTGCCTCTACAAAGAACATACCTGCGTATCCAGATTTCTTGGATATTCAAGTTAAGTCTTTTAAAGATTTTTTTCAATTAGAAACGAAATCTGAAGAGAGAGGTAAGGAAGGTTTATACAATACCTTCATGGAGAACTTCCCGATCACTGATACAAGAAACCAGTTCGTATTGGAGTTCCTTGATTACTTTGTTGATCCTCCTCGTTATTCAATCGAAGAGTGTATTGATAGAGGATTGACTTACAGTGTTCCGCTAAAAGCGCGTTTAAAATTGTACTGTACTGATCCTGAACACGAAGATTTTGAAACAATAGTTCAAGATGTTTATTTAGGAACAATTCCGTATATGGCGCCAAGTGGTACTTTCGTAATCAATGGAGCAGAGCGTGTTGTAGTTTCACAATTACACCGTTCACCTGGTGTTTTCTTTGGACAGTCATTCCATGCAAATGGAACTAAGTTATATTCGGCGAGAGTAATTCCTTTTAAGGGATCATGGATTGAGTTTGCTACCGATATTAATAGTGTAATGTACGCTTATATCGATAGAAAGAAAAAGTTACCTGTTACAACATTATTCCGTGCTATTGGATTCGAAAGAGACAAGGATATCCTAGAGATTTTCGACCTTGCAGAGGAAGTTAAAGTATCAAAAACAGGACTAAAAAAATATAGCGGAAGACGTCTTGCTGCACGTGTGTTAAACACTTGGCATGAGGATTTCGTAGATGAGGATACAGGAGAAGTTGTTTCAATTGAGAGAAATGAGATTATCTTAGACCGTGATACAGTCCTAGATAAAGATAATATCGAAGAAATCATTGAGGCTAACGTTAAGACGATCCTTTTACATAAAGAAGATAATAATCAGGCAGATTATGCCATCATACATAATACATTACAGAAGGACCCTACTAACTCTGAAAAAGAGGCAGTAGAGCACATCTACCGTCAGTTGCGTAATGCAGAACCGCCAGATGAGGAAACTGCACGTGGTATTATTGATAAATTGTTCTTCTCAGATCAACGTTACAATCTAGGTGAAGTTGGTCGTTATAGAATGAACAAGAAACTTAATCTTGATACTCCAATTGACAAACAAGTTTTAACAAAAGAGGATATTATCACTATTGTTAAATACTTGATTGAATTAATTAACTCAAAAGCTGAGATTGATGATATTGACCACTTATCTAACCGTCGTGTTAGAACAGTAGGAGAACAACTATCTGCTCAGTTTGGTGTTGGTTTAGCTCGTATGGCTAGAACTATTCGTGAGCGTATGAACGTACGTGATAACGAGGTGTTTACTCCGATCGACTTAATTAACGCTAAGACTTTATCGTCAGTTATTAATTCATTCTTCGGAACGAACCAGTTATCTCAATTCATGGATCAAACGAATCCATTAGCTGAGATTACACACAAACGTCGTTTATCAGCTTTAGGACCTGGAGGTTTATCTAGAGAAAGAGCAGGTTTCGAGGTACGTGACGTTCACTATACTCACTATGGACGTTTATGTCCTATTGAGACACCAGAGGGACCAAACATTGGTTTGATTTCATCTTTAGCAGTTTATGCTAAAGTAAATAATATGGGATTCATCGAAACTCCTTACCGTCCAGTTACTGAGGGGCAAGTAGATATCGTTAATGATCCTATTTATTTAAGTGCAGAAGAGGAAGAAGGTATGTTAATCGCTCAAGCGAACATAGCTGTTGATGAAAAAGGATTTATCACTGAGCAAAAAATAGTTGTAAAAGAAGAGGGTGACTTCCCTGTAGTTGAACCAAATGATGTTCACTATACTGACGTTGCACCAAATCAGATTGCTTCTATTTCTGCTTCGTTAATTCCTTTCTTAGAGCACGATGATGCCAACCGTGCGTTGATGGGATCGAACATGATGCGTCAAGCAGTTCCTTTATTACGTCCAGAATCTCCAATCGTAGGTACTGGATTAGAGAGACAAGTAGCTTCAGATTCTCGTGTTTTAATTAATGCTGAAGGTGAAGGTACTGTTGAGTATGTTGATGCTCAAAAGATCATCATTAAGTATGATCGTACGGATGAAGAGCGTTTAATCAGCTTTGATCCAGATGAGAAAACATACAACTTAATTAAGTTTAGAAAAACGAATCAAAGTACAAGTATCAACTTAAAGCCAATCGTAAGAAGAGGTGATAGAGTTACTAAAGGTCAAGTACTTTGTGAAGGATATGCTACTCAACAAGGAGAGCTTGCTTTAGGTCGTAATATGAAAGTGGCGTTCATGCCATGGAAAGGTTACAACTTCGAGGATGCTATCGTTATTAGTGAAAGAGTAGTACGTGAAGATATCTTTACATCTATCCATATTGATGACTATACTTTAGAAGTTAGAGATACTAAGTTAGGTAACGAAGAGTTAACTAATGATATTCCTAACGTTTCTGAAGAGGCAACAAAAGATTTAGATGAAAACGGTATGATCCGTATTGGTGCTGAAGTTAAGCCTGGTGATATTCTTATCGGTAAGATCACTCCAAAAGGAGAGTCTGATCCTACTCCAGAAGAGAAATTATTACGTGCTATCTTTGGTGACAAGGCAGGAGACGTTAAAGATGCTTCATTAAAAGCTTCTCCATCATTAAGAGGGGTTGTTTTAGATAAGAAACTGTTCGCAAGAGCAGTAAAAGATAAACGTAAACGTTCTAAAGATAAAGACGAATTGGCTTTATTAGAAACTAGATTTGAAGTTAAATTCAACGAGTTAAAAGAGCGTTTAGTTGAAAAATTATTCTTCATCGTGAATGGTAAAACATCTCAAGGTGTATTGAATGATTTAGGAGAAGAGATTTTACCAAAAGGTAAGAAATTTACTCAAAAAATGTTATTTGCAGTAGATGATTTCGCTCACTTAACTAAAGGACAATGGACAACTGATGAGGATACAAACGGTATGATTACTGATTTAATCCACAACTACAAAATCAAATTAAACGATCTTCAAGGAGTTCTAAGAAGAGAGAAATTCATGATTACTGTAGGGGATGAGTTACCATCTGGAATTTTGAAATTAGCGAAAGTATATATTGCTAAAAAACGTAAATTACGTGTAGGAGATAAGATGGCTGGACGTCACGGTAACAAAGGTATTGTAGCTCGTATCGTTAGAGATGAGGATATGCCTTTCTTAGAAGATGGAACACCAGTAGATATCGTATTGAACCCATTAGGGGTACCTTCTCGTATGAACATTGGACAGATTTATGAAACAGTATTAGGATGGGCTGGTCAAAAACTTGGTAAAAAGTATGCGACTCCAATCTTTGATGGTGCTGAATTAGATCAAATCAATGCTCTTACAGATGAGGCAGGTATACCACGTTTTGGACACACTTACTTATATGATGGAGGAACAGGAGAAAGATTCCACCAACGTGCAACTGTTGGGGTTATCTATATGCTGAAACTTGGTCACATGGTAGATGATAAGATGCACGCGCGTTCTATTGGTCCTTACTCATTGATTACGCAACAACCATTAGGAGGTAAAGCTCAGTTTGGTGGTCAACGTTTCGGAGAGATGGAGGTTTGGGCATTAGAGGCTTATGGAGCATCTAGTACATTACGTGAAATCTTGACGGTAAAATCGGATGACGTTATTGGTAGAGCTAAAACTTACGAAGCAATCGTTAAAGGAGAGACTATGCCAGAACCAGGATTACCAGAATCATTCAATGTATTAATGCATGAATTAAAAGGTCTTGGACTAGACATCAGATTAGAAGAATAA
- the rplL gene encoding 50S ribosomal protein L7/L12 has product MADLKQFAEQLVNLTVKEVNELATILKDEYGIEPAAAAVVVAGGAAGEAAEEQTEFTVVLKEAGASKLAVVKAVKELTGLGLKEAKDIVDSTPANIKEGVSKDEAEGLKKALEEAGAVVELK; this is encoded by the coding sequence ATGGCAGATTTGAAACAATTCGCAGAACAATTAGTTAACTTAACTGTAAAAGAAGTTAACGAATTAGCAACTATATTAAAAGATGAGTACGGAATCGAACCAGCTGCTGCTGCTGTAGTAGTTGCAGGAGGTGCTGCAGGTGAAGCTGCTGAAGAGCAAACTGAATTCACTGTAGTATTAAAAGAAGCTGGAGCTTCTAAATTAGCTGTAGTTAAAGCTGTTAAAGAATTAACAGGTTTAGGATTAAAAGAAGCTAAAGATATCGTAGATTCTACACCAGCTAACATCAAAGAAGGAGTTTCTAAAGATGAGGCTGAAGGTCTTAAAAAAGCATTAGAAGAAGCTGGAGCTGTAGTAGAGCTTAAATAG
- the rplJ gene encoding 50S ribosomal protein L10: protein MTREQKAVAIEELKAKLADANIFYIADISGLNAEVTSNLRRACNKAGIKIEVVKNTLLAKAMEASDRNYEELPSTLKGNSAVLFADVANGPAKIIKDFRKKSDIPALKGAYINEEIYIGDNNLDALVAIKSKEEVIGEIIGLLQSPAQRVISALKNQFKDEE, encoded by the coding sequence ATGACTAGAGAACAGAAAGCAGTAGCGATAGAAGAATTAAAAGCTAAGTTAGCTGACGCTAATATCTTCTATATCGCTGATATATCAGGATTGAATGCTGAAGTTACTTCAAACTTAAGAAGAGCTTGTAACAAAGCTGGAATTAAAATTGAAGTAGTTAAGAATACATTGCTTGCTAAAGCAATGGAAGCTTCAGATAGAAATTATGAAGAGCTACCTTCTACTTTAAAAGGGAACAGTGCTGTTTTATTTGCAGATGTTGCAAATGGACCTGCTAAAATTATCAAAGACTTTAGAAAAAAATCTGATATTCCAGCTTTAAAAGGAGCTTATATCAACGAGGAAATCTATATCGGAGATAACAATTTAGATGCATTAGTTGCTATTAAATCTAAAGAAGAAGTTATTGGAGAAATCATTGGATTACTTCAATCACCAGCTCAAAGAGTTATTTCAGCTCTTAAAAACCAATTTAAAGACGAAGAATAG
- the rplA gene encoding 50S ribosomal protein L1: MAKLTKKQKEAAAKIEKNRLYSLKDASALIKEVASAKFDESVDIAVRLGVDPRKANQMVRGVVTLPHGTGKDVRVLALVTPDKEAEATAAGADYVGLDEYLQKIKDGWTDVDVIITMPAVMGKLGPLGRILGPRGLMPNPKTGTVTMDVAKAVQEVKAGKIDFKVDKTGIVHASIGKVSFEADKITENAAELIQTLIKLKPTAAKGTYIKSINISSTMSPAIALDPKAV, encoded by the coding sequence ATGGCAAAATTAACGAAAAAGCAAAAAGAGGCTGCTGCTAAAATTGAAAAGAATAGATTATATTCTTTGAAAGATGCATCTGCATTGATTAAAGAAGTTGCTTCTGCAAAATTTGACGAGTCTGTAGATATCGCTGTACGTTTAGGAGTTGATCCACGTAAAGCAAATCAAATGGTTCGTGGTGTGGTTACGTTACCTCACGGAACAGGTAAAGATGTAAGAGTGTTAGCATTGGTTACTCCTGATAAAGAAGCTGAAGCTACAGCTGCTGGGGCTGACTATGTTGGACTAGATGAGTACTTACAAAAGATCAAAGACGGTTGGACAGATGTTGATGTAATCATCACTATGCCTGCTGTTATGGGTAAATTAGGTCCTTTAGGTCGTATTTTAGGACCAAGAGGTTTAATGCCAAACCCTAAAACAGGAACTGTTACTATGGACGTAGCGAAAGCTGTTCAAGAAGTGAAAGCTGGTAAAATCGATTTTAAAGTTGATAAAACTGGTATTGTTCACGCATCTATCGGTAAAGTTTCTTTCGAAGCTGATAAAATTACTGAGAATGCAGCTGAATTAATCCAAACATTAATCAAATTGAAACCAACTGCAGCTAAAGGTACTTATATCAAGTCTATTAATATATCTAGTACTATGAGCCCTGCTATTGCTTTAGATCCTAAAGCAGTATAA